The following are encoded in a window of Syngnathus scovelli strain Florida chromosome 4, RoL_Ssco_1.2, whole genome shotgun sequence genomic DNA:
- the LOC125967693 gene encoding interleukin-18 receptor accessory protein isoform X2: protein MEIRRGRCVAGPPEEIYVKAGEMVVLQCQRSSHRLDHAPVIWTSESKLPMDLSNMSPAEQRQMGLLFFDTSLFILTASVNHQGNYSCSQRNESEKLWFRLTVYTTLTTELEHKTWYRMICYTQESCTLSCSDVNIPPSNNPYFTSYDIIWHKEGKSAQKVKSYFSSVEETDSGVYTCTRPYLFDGQIYNMSHTLELDVQPSQRNKHAMISYPGANEIIYVDVGSPAVIKCEAVSYSEPSLMFWMSGKTFVEKNDSFPVFSNYTRENLIEGVKNTVNLVFKEVTEEDLSNNYTCKMQYFPLSIFVTITLAKKVQGSHLPVALCPVVIMAIMAATVSVYVKFKIELILFLRNTLGCHRKTSGPRTTTIQQNYRVVEGEMFLMPCTNNKVTWHKMRAERGENGDFFFDCGTEFLTQANHSGNYTLLNGTMFLYLQVMDKHRLPCYKDEEAVVTLIARAGGTIPCPGFNCTLSTSVTWYKVRQRQTYSRFDVTETPGCSFSQGDKSISKMHRANCVRNGGLQLCTVSQHDTGRYFCDKHFVEQGVQWTFRRPVAVTAIPFEKVSASPRITLPDDSAPQEVELEERHTLSCLVHFPFEVNFSPQVQWYMNEGDEGGKRNLMQTESQRCNRVTFEEYLVTTKALIQQVTALHLKHTYTCMASNSAGNSSVTVKLKMKTKEKWPSLISYPIASLLLLAGVAIVLRVKWLELQLIYISRLQSEKVDADEKEFDVFFSYVWTSPHYEAAGLTRSAQSSPNSHDSPSTFEPFNLEHVIDNLRPPEVVIPMVLEDLWGYRLCLTERDMLPGGAYTNDVVHAIRRSQILICVVSADYLSNSNAVFVLESGIQVLLQSSTLKILLIRTSRTSACFEQLDSPLPSVVQRALKVLPSLDWNLGQTESATGNFWRSLKKALPKHRVRSVTRVISHDPFGNDLRDQDLRIEMH, encoded by the exons ATGGAAATCAGACGAG GCAGGTGTGTGGCGGGACCCCCAGAGGAAATTTACGTCAAGGCAGGTGAGATGGTTGTGCTGCAGTGCCAACGGTCATCTCATCGTCTTGACCACGCTCCAGTAATATGGACCAGTGAGAGCAAGCTGCCGATGGACCTGAGCAACATGTCACCGGCTGAACAGAGACAGATGGGTCTCCTTTTTTTTGACACGAGCCTTTTCATTCTCACTGCTTCAGTAAACCATCAGGGCAACTACTCGTGTTCACAAAG GAATGAAAGTGAGAAGTTGTGGTTCAGGCTGACCGTGTACACCACGCTGACTACAGAGCTGGAACACAAAACTTGGTACCGGATGATATGTTACACACAAGAGTCCTGCACTTTGAGCTGTTCAGATGTCAACATCCCGCCTTCAAATAATCCCTACTTCACCAGTTATGACATCATATGGCACAAA GAGGGCAAGTCAGCGCAGAAAGTTAAGAGCTACTTCTCAAGTGTGGAAGAGACAGATTCTGGTGTCTACACCTGCACCAGGCCTTACctctttgatggtcaaatctatAACATGAGCCACACGTTGGAGTTGGACGTCCAGCCTAGTCAGA GAAACAAACATGCTATGATCTCCTACCCGGGGGCAAATGAAATCATTTATGTGGATGTGG GCTCACCGGCTGTGATTAAATGTGAAGCTGTATCATATTCAGAGCCCAGTTTGATGTTTTGGATGAGTGGCAAGACATTTGTGGAAAAGAATGACTCCTTCCCAGTCTTCTCCAATTACACAAG GGAAAATTTGATTGAAGGTGTAAAAAACActgtaaatttggtgttcaaagaaGTAACAGAGGAAGATCtctcaaataattacacctgTAAAATGCAATATTTTCCACTCTCAATCTTCGTCACCATTACCTTAGCCAAAAAAG tTCAAGGTTCCCACTTGCCTGTAGCACTCTGCCCTGTGGTTATCATGGCAATAATGGCCGCAACTGTCAGTGTCTATGTCAAATTCAAGATTGAACTCATTCTCTTTCTGCGAAACACTCTGGGCTGTCATAGGAAAACCTCAG GTCCTCGCACGACTACGATACAGCAGAACTATCGAGTTGTGGAGGGGGAAATGTTTCTGATGCCGTGCACCAACAACAAGGTTACGTGGCACAAGATGCGAGCAGAAAGAGGAGAAAATGGAGACttttttttcgactgtggtacgGAGTTCCTAACCCAAGCCAACCATTCAGGAAATTACACTTTACTTAATGG CACAATGTTCCTCTATCTGCAGGTGATGGACAAACACCGGTTGCCATGTTACAAGGATGAGGAGGCGGTTGTCACGCTGATTGCACGTGCAGGAGGGACCATCCCCTGCCCTGGATTCAACTGTACACTTAGCACAAGTGTGACCTGGTACAAGGTAAGACAGAGGCAGACATATTCAAGATTTGATGTAACGGAAACACCCGGGTGTTCTTTCTCTCAGGGTGACAAAAGTATATCAAAAATGCATCGTGCCAACTGTGTGAGGAACGGCGGGTTGCAGCTTTGCACAGTTAGCCAACATGACACAGGGCGATATTTTTGCGATAAACACTTTGTAGAGCAAGGAGTACAGTGGACCTTCAGGAGGCCTGTTGCTGTAACTGCCATAC CCTTTGAAAAAGTGAGTGCCTCTCCAAGGATTACATTACCTGATGACAGCGCACCACAAGAAGTGGAGTTGG AGGAGCGCCACACTCTCAGTTGTCTGGTACATTTTCCTTTTGAGGTCAACTTTTCACCACAAGTGCAGTGGTACATGAACGAGGGAGACGAAGGAGGCAAACGAAATCTGATGCAAACAGAGAGCCAGCG ATGCAACAGGGTGACATTTGAAGAGTACTTGGTTACAACCAAAGCTCTCATACAGCAGGTGACAGCACTTCATCTGAAGCACACGTACACTTGCATGGCCTCAAACTCTGCTGGGAACAGCAGTGTCACAGTCAAGCTCAAGATGAAAACTAAAG AAAAATGGCCATCACTGATTAGTTATCCAATTGCATCATTGCTGTTACTTGCTGGGGTAGCCATTGTTTTACGTGTGAAATGGTTGGAACTACAACTTATCTACATTTCACGCCTTCAAAGTGAAAAAGTTGATGCAG ATGAGAAAgagtttgatgtttttttttcatacgtgTGGACCTCTCCACATTATGAGGCGGCAGGTTTGACACGCTCCGCGCAATCAAGTCCAAACTCACACG ATTCTCCGTCTACCTTTGAACCATTCAATCTTGAGCATGTTATTGACAATTTGAGGCCACCTGAGGTGGTGATTCCCATGGTTTTGGAGGACCTGTGGGGCTATCGTCTCTGTTTGACGGAGAGGGACATGCTTCCTGGTGGAG CCTACACAAACGATGTGGTACATGCAATTCGAAGAAGTCAGATCCTCATCTGTGTTGTGTCTGCTGACTATTTGTCTAACAGCAATGCTGTGTTTGTTCTGGAATCAGGAATAcag GTTTTGTTGCAGAGCTCTACTCTTAAAATTCTGCTTATACGGACAAGTAGAACTTCCGCATGTTTCGAACAGCTAGATTCACCTCTGCCCTCAGTGGTCCAAAGGGCCTTGAAGGTGCTTCCTAGCCTCGACTGGAATTTGGGACAAACTGAAAGCGCGACCGGCAATTTCTGGAGGTCACTAAAGAAGGCCTTACCCAAACACAGAGTAAGAAGTGTCACTCGAGTCATTTCCCATGACCCTTTTGGAAACGATCTTAGAGACCAGGATTTAAGAATAGAGATGCACTGA
- the LOC125967693 gene encoding interleukin-18 receptor accessory protein isoform X1, giving the protein MVSLFQILLLLAFSTGRCVAGPPEEIYVKAGEMVVLQCQRSSHRLDHAPVIWTSESKLPMDLSNMSPAEQRQMGLLFFDTSLFILTASVNHQGNYSCSQRNESEKLWFRLTVYTTLTTELEHKTWYRMICYTQESCTLSCSDVNIPPSNNPYFTSYDIIWHKEGKSAQKVKSYFSSVEETDSGVYTCTRPYLFDGQIYNMSHTLELDVQPSQRNKHAMISYPGANEIIYVDVGSPAVIKCEAVSYSEPSLMFWMSGKTFVEKNDSFPVFSNYTRENLIEGVKNTVNLVFKEVTEEDLSNNYTCKMQYFPLSIFVTITLAKKVQGSHLPVALCPVVIMAIMAATVSVYVKFKIELILFLRNTLGCHRKTSGPRTTTIQQNYRVVEGEMFLMPCTNNKVTWHKMRAERGENGDFFFDCGTEFLTQANHSGNYTLLNGTMFLYLQVMDKHRLPCYKDEEAVVTLIARAGGTIPCPGFNCTLSTSVTWYKVRQRQTYSRFDVTETPGCSFSQGDKSISKMHRANCVRNGGLQLCTVSQHDTGRYFCDKHFVEQGVQWTFRRPVAVTAIPFEKVSASPRITLPDDSAPQEVELEERHTLSCLVHFPFEVNFSPQVQWYMNEGDEGGKRNLMQTESQRCNRVTFEEYLVTTKALIQQVTALHLKHTYTCMASNSAGNSSVTVKLKMKTKEKWPSLISYPIASLLLLAGVAIVLRVKWLELQLIYISRLQSEKVDADEKEFDVFFSYVWTSPHYEAAGLTRSAQSSPNSHDSPSTFEPFNLEHVIDNLRPPEVVIPMVLEDLWGYRLCLTERDMLPGGAYTNDVVHAIRRSQILICVVSADYLSNSNAVFVLESGIQVLLQSSTLKILLIRTSRTSACFEQLDSPLPSVVQRALKVLPSLDWNLGQTESATGNFWRSLKKALPKHRVRSVTRVISHDPFGNDLRDQDLRIEMH; this is encoded by the exons ATGGTGTCTCTTTTCCAAATCCTATTACTACTTGCATTTTCAACAG GCAGGTGTGTGGCGGGACCCCCAGAGGAAATTTACGTCAAGGCAGGTGAGATGGTTGTGCTGCAGTGCCAACGGTCATCTCATCGTCTTGACCACGCTCCAGTAATATGGACCAGTGAGAGCAAGCTGCCGATGGACCTGAGCAACATGTCACCGGCTGAACAGAGACAGATGGGTCTCCTTTTTTTTGACACGAGCCTTTTCATTCTCACTGCTTCAGTAAACCATCAGGGCAACTACTCGTGTTCACAAAG GAATGAAAGTGAGAAGTTGTGGTTCAGGCTGACCGTGTACACCACGCTGACTACAGAGCTGGAACACAAAACTTGGTACCGGATGATATGTTACACACAAGAGTCCTGCACTTTGAGCTGTTCAGATGTCAACATCCCGCCTTCAAATAATCCCTACTTCACCAGTTATGACATCATATGGCACAAA GAGGGCAAGTCAGCGCAGAAAGTTAAGAGCTACTTCTCAAGTGTGGAAGAGACAGATTCTGGTGTCTACACCTGCACCAGGCCTTACctctttgatggtcaaatctatAACATGAGCCACACGTTGGAGTTGGACGTCCAGCCTAGTCAGA GAAACAAACATGCTATGATCTCCTACCCGGGGGCAAATGAAATCATTTATGTGGATGTGG GCTCACCGGCTGTGATTAAATGTGAAGCTGTATCATATTCAGAGCCCAGTTTGATGTTTTGGATGAGTGGCAAGACATTTGTGGAAAAGAATGACTCCTTCCCAGTCTTCTCCAATTACACAAG GGAAAATTTGATTGAAGGTGTAAAAAACActgtaaatttggtgttcaaagaaGTAACAGAGGAAGATCtctcaaataattacacctgTAAAATGCAATATTTTCCACTCTCAATCTTCGTCACCATTACCTTAGCCAAAAAAG tTCAAGGTTCCCACTTGCCTGTAGCACTCTGCCCTGTGGTTATCATGGCAATAATGGCCGCAACTGTCAGTGTCTATGTCAAATTCAAGATTGAACTCATTCTCTTTCTGCGAAACACTCTGGGCTGTCATAGGAAAACCTCAG GTCCTCGCACGACTACGATACAGCAGAACTATCGAGTTGTGGAGGGGGAAATGTTTCTGATGCCGTGCACCAACAACAAGGTTACGTGGCACAAGATGCGAGCAGAAAGAGGAGAAAATGGAGACttttttttcgactgtggtacgGAGTTCCTAACCCAAGCCAACCATTCAGGAAATTACACTTTACTTAATGG CACAATGTTCCTCTATCTGCAGGTGATGGACAAACACCGGTTGCCATGTTACAAGGATGAGGAGGCGGTTGTCACGCTGATTGCACGTGCAGGAGGGACCATCCCCTGCCCTGGATTCAACTGTACACTTAGCACAAGTGTGACCTGGTACAAGGTAAGACAGAGGCAGACATATTCAAGATTTGATGTAACGGAAACACCCGGGTGTTCTTTCTCTCAGGGTGACAAAAGTATATCAAAAATGCATCGTGCCAACTGTGTGAGGAACGGCGGGTTGCAGCTTTGCACAGTTAGCCAACATGACACAGGGCGATATTTTTGCGATAAACACTTTGTAGAGCAAGGAGTACAGTGGACCTTCAGGAGGCCTGTTGCTGTAACTGCCATAC CCTTTGAAAAAGTGAGTGCCTCTCCAAGGATTACATTACCTGATGACAGCGCACCACAAGAAGTGGAGTTGG AGGAGCGCCACACTCTCAGTTGTCTGGTACATTTTCCTTTTGAGGTCAACTTTTCACCACAAGTGCAGTGGTACATGAACGAGGGAGACGAAGGAGGCAAACGAAATCTGATGCAAACAGAGAGCCAGCG ATGCAACAGGGTGACATTTGAAGAGTACTTGGTTACAACCAAAGCTCTCATACAGCAGGTGACAGCACTTCATCTGAAGCACACGTACACTTGCATGGCCTCAAACTCTGCTGGGAACAGCAGTGTCACAGTCAAGCTCAAGATGAAAACTAAAG AAAAATGGCCATCACTGATTAGTTATCCAATTGCATCATTGCTGTTACTTGCTGGGGTAGCCATTGTTTTACGTGTGAAATGGTTGGAACTACAACTTATCTACATTTCACGCCTTCAAAGTGAAAAAGTTGATGCAG ATGAGAAAgagtttgatgtttttttttcatacgtgTGGACCTCTCCACATTATGAGGCGGCAGGTTTGACACGCTCCGCGCAATCAAGTCCAAACTCACACG ATTCTCCGTCTACCTTTGAACCATTCAATCTTGAGCATGTTATTGACAATTTGAGGCCACCTGAGGTGGTGATTCCCATGGTTTTGGAGGACCTGTGGGGCTATCGTCTCTGTTTGACGGAGAGGGACATGCTTCCTGGTGGAG CCTACACAAACGATGTGGTACATGCAATTCGAAGAAGTCAGATCCTCATCTGTGTTGTGTCTGCTGACTATTTGTCTAACAGCAATGCTGTGTTTGTTCTGGAATCAGGAATAcag GTTTTGTTGCAGAGCTCTACTCTTAAAATTCTGCTTATACGGACAAGTAGAACTTCCGCATGTTTCGAACAGCTAGATTCACCTCTGCCCTCAGTGGTCCAAAGGGCCTTGAAGGTGCTTCCTAGCCTCGACTGGAATTTGGGACAAACTGAAAGCGCGACCGGCAATTTCTGGAGGTCACTAAAGAAGGCCTTACCCAAACACAGAGTAAGAAGTGTCACTCGAGTCATTTCCCATGACCCTTTTGGAAACGATCTTAGAGACCAGGATTTAAGAATAGAGATGCACTGA
- the LOC125967697 gene encoding PEST proteolytic signal-containing nuclear protein codes for MANFERSRRDRRDDGGPLEEGGRVKTKPVSCSTVGGGASKLKRTSQHLSSEDEDETPSDPPAPRKASKIGFGTSSNTGIKSNPISIKLGASKPKEPVPTAPPKKLGLASVFNEDDDSEPEEMPPEAKMRMKNIGRETPTSAGPNSFNKGKQGFSDNQKLWERKLKAHTDK; via the exons ATGGCGAACTTCGAACGCAGCAGGAGAGACCGCCGCGACGACGGAG GGCCGCTGGAGGAGGGAGGCAGAGTGAAAACTAAGCCTGTCTCTTGTAGCACGGTGGGCGGAGGAGCGAGCAAACTCAAACGCACATCCCAGCATCTTTCATCTGAAGATGAGGACGAAACTCCGTCAGATCCACCAGCGCCTCGCAAAGCATCCAAAATAGGTTTCGGCACGAGCAGCAACACTGGGATAAAGTCAAATCCTATATCGATCAAGCTTGGAGCAAGT AAACCTAAAGAGCCCGTACCAACAGCCCCTCCTAAAAAGCTTGGCTTGGCATCCGTCTTCAACGAGGATGATGAT AGCGAACCTGAGGAGATGCCCCCAGAGGCAAAAATGAGAATGAAAAACATTGGCAG GGAGACTCCGACATCAGCAGGACCAAACTCCTTCAACAAGGGCAAGCAGGGCTTTTCTGATAATCAAAAACTTTGGGAGAGGAAGCTGAAGGCGCACACAGACAAATAA
- the LOC125967693 gene encoding interleukin-18 receptor accessory protein isoform X3 — MVSLFQILLLLAFSTGRCVAGPPEEIYVKAGEMVVLQCQRSSHRLDHAPVIWTSESKLPMDLSNMSPAEQRQMGLLFFDTSLFILTASVNHQGNYSCSQRNESEKLWFRLTVYTTLTTELEHKTWYRMICYTQESCTLSCSDVNIPPSNNPYFTSYDIIWHKEGKSAQKVKSYFSSVEETDSGVYTCTRPYLFDGQIYNMSHTLELDVQPSQRNKHAMISYPGANEIIYVDVGSPAVIKCEAVSYSEPSLMFWMSGKTFVEKNDSFPVFSNYTRENLIEGVKNTVNLVFKEVTEEDLSNNYTCKMQYFPLSIFVTITLAKKVQGSHLPVALCPVVIMAIMAATVSVYVKFKIELILFLRNTLGCHRKTSGPRTTTIQQNYRVVEGEMFLMPCTNNKVTWHKMRAERGENGDFFFDCGTEFLTQANHSGNYTLLNGTMFLYLQVMDKHRLPCYKDEEAVVTLIARAGGTIPCPGFNCTLSTSVTWYKGDKSISKMHRANCVRNGGLQLCTVSQHDTGRYFCDKHFVEQGVQWTFRRPVAVTAIPFEKVSASPRITLPDDSAPQEVELEERHTLSCLVHFPFEVNFSPQVQWYMNEGDEGGKRNLMQTESQRCNRVTFEEYLVTTKALIQQVTALHLKHTYTCMASNSAGNSSVTVKLKMKTKEKWPSLISYPIASLLLLAGVAIVLRVKWLELQLIYISRLQSEKVDADEKEFDVFFSYVWTSPHYEAAGLTRSAQSSPNSHDSPSTFEPFNLEHVIDNLRPPEVVIPMVLEDLWGYRLCLTERDMLPGGAYTNDVVHAIRRSQILICVVSADYLSNSNAVFVLESGIQVLLQSSTLKILLIRTSRTSACFEQLDSPLPSVVQRALKVLPSLDWNLGQTESATGNFWRSLKKALPKHRVRSVTRVISHDPFGNDLRDQDLRIEMH; from the exons ATGGTGTCTCTTTTCCAAATCCTATTACTACTTGCATTTTCAACAG GCAGGTGTGTGGCGGGACCCCCAGAGGAAATTTACGTCAAGGCAGGTGAGATGGTTGTGCTGCAGTGCCAACGGTCATCTCATCGTCTTGACCACGCTCCAGTAATATGGACCAGTGAGAGCAAGCTGCCGATGGACCTGAGCAACATGTCACCGGCTGAACAGAGACAGATGGGTCTCCTTTTTTTTGACACGAGCCTTTTCATTCTCACTGCTTCAGTAAACCATCAGGGCAACTACTCGTGTTCACAAAG GAATGAAAGTGAGAAGTTGTGGTTCAGGCTGACCGTGTACACCACGCTGACTACAGAGCTGGAACACAAAACTTGGTACCGGATGATATGTTACACACAAGAGTCCTGCACTTTGAGCTGTTCAGATGTCAACATCCCGCCTTCAAATAATCCCTACTTCACCAGTTATGACATCATATGGCACAAA GAGGGCAAGTCAGCGCAGAAAGTTAAGAGCTACTTCTCAAGTGTGGAAGAGACAGATTCTGGTGTCTACACCTGCACCAGGCCTTACctctttgatggtcaaatctatAACATGAGCCACACGTTGGAGTTGGACGTCCAGCCTAGTCAGA GAAACAAACATGCTATGATCTCCTACCCGGGGGCAAATGAAATCATTTATGTGGATGTGG GCTCACCGGCTGTGATTAAATGTGAAGCTGTATCATATTCAGAGCCCAGTTTGATGTTTTGGATGAGTGGCAAGACATTTGTGGAAAAGAATGACTCCTTCCCAGTCTTCTCCAATTACACAAG GGAAAATTTGATTGAAGGTGTAAAAAACActgtaaatttggtgttcaaagaaGTAACAGAGGAAGATCtctcaaataattacacctgTAAAATGCAATATTTTCCACTCTCAATCTTCGTCACCATTACCTTAGCCAAAAAAG tTCAAGGTTCCCACTTGCCTGTAGCACTCTGCCCTGTGGTTATCATGGCAATAATGGCCGCAACTGTCAGTGTCTATGTCAAATTCAAGATTGAACTCATTCTCTTTCTGCGAAACACTCTGGGCTGTCATAGGAAAACCTCAG GTCCTCGCACGACTACGATACAGCAGAACTATCGAGTTGTGGAGGGGGAAATGTTTCTGATGCCGTGCACCAACAACAAGGTTACGTGGCACAAGATGCGAGCAGAAAGAGGAGAAAATGGAGACttttttttcgactgtggtacgGAGTTCCTAACCCAAGCCAACCATTCAGGAAATTACACTTTACTTAATGG CACAATGTTCCTCTATCTGCAGGTGATGGACAAACACCGGTTGCCATGTTACAAGGATGAGGAGGCGGTTGTCACGCTGATTGCACGTGCAGGAGGGACCATCCCCTGCCCTGGATTCAACTGTACACTTAGCACAAGTGTGACCTGGTACAAG GGTGACAAAAGTATATCAAAAATGCATCGTGCCAACTGTGTGAGGAACGGCGGGTTGCAGCTTTGCACAGTTAGCCAACATGACACAGGGCGATATTTTTGCGATAAACACTTTGTAGAGCAAGGAGTACAGTGGACCTTCAGGAGGCCTGTTGCTGTAACTGCCATAC CCTTTGAAAAAGTGAGTGCCTCTCCAAGGATTACATTACCTGATGACAGCGCACCACAAGAAGTGGAGTTGG AGGAGCGCCACACTCTCAGTTGTCTGGTACATTTTCCTTTTGAGGTCAACTTTTCACCACAAGTGCAGTGGTACATGAACGAGGGAGACGAAGGAGGCAAACGAAATCTGATGCAAACAGAGAGCCAGCG ATGCAACAGGGTGACATTTGAAGAGTACTTGGTTACAACCAAAGCTCTCATACAGCAGGTGACAGCACTTCATCTGAAGCACACGTACACTTGCATGGCCTCAAACTCTGCTGGGAACAGCAGTGTCACAGTCAAGCTCAAGATGAAAACTAAAG AAAAATGGCCATCACTGATTAGTTATCCAATTGCATCATTGCTGTTACTTGCTGGGGTAGCCATTGTTTTACGTGTGAAATGGTTGGAACTACAACTTATCTACATTTCACGCCTTCAAAGTGAAAAAGTTGATGCAG ATGAGAAAgagtttgatgtttttttttcatacgtgTGGACCTCTCCACATTATGAGGCGGCAGGTTTGACACGCTCCGCGCAATCAAGTCCAAACTCACACG ATTCTCCGTCTACCTTTGAACCATTCAATCTTGAGCATGTTATTGACAATTTGAGGCCACCTGAGGTGGTGATTCCCATGGTTTTGGAGGACCTGTGGGGCTATCGTCTCTGTTTGACGGAGAGGGACATGCTTCCTGGTGGAG CCTACACAAACGATGTGGTACATGCAATTCGAAGAAGTCAGATCCTCATCTGTGTTGTGTCTGCTGACTATTTGTCTAACAGCAATGCTGTGTTTGTTCTGGAATCAGGAATAcag GTTTTGTTGCAGAGCTCTACTCTTAAAATTCTGCTTATACGGACAAGTAGAACTTCCGCATGTTTCGAACAGCTAGATTCACCTCTGCCCTCAGTGGTCCAAAGGGCCTTGAAGGTGCTTCCTAGCCTCGACTGGAATTTGGGACAAACTGAAAGCGCGACCGGCAATTTCTGGAGGTCACTAAAGAAGGCCTTACCCAAACACAGAGTAAGAAGTGTCACTCGAGTCATTTCCCATGACCCTTTTGGAAACGATCTTAGAGACCAGGATTTAAGAATAGAGATGCACTGA